Sequence from the Sander lucioperca isolate FBNREF2018 chromosome 16, SLUC_FBN_1.2, whole genome shotgun sequence genome:
ttgctatttaaacgacgcgggcgctggatgggaaattgacaactgcgtcggtcttaaactagcacagacacttgcatcgggctttgcgctgcgctgtgccgggtgcaagatagggcccaaagcctttttaatctttttttgtgtgaaatttGAATAATTTTATAATAGTATATGCAATATTTGTATGCACTAAATACAGCTATTTAAAACTGtcttgcatttttgtttttaaatgttactttttattccgttttcttttgtttttgttgtgaaaAAGTTgtcaattcatattttttgctattttttttatcaacaaaaTAGACACAGATTTGATCGACAGTCACATCTCAGGCAGCACTGATACAGTATTGAGGTTTGAATGCAGCCCTAGACGTAGGAGACATCGTGCGAAAGCCTTCCCAGTCACCTGCTGTGAGCCTGCCTGTTTAAATAAAGACCAAACAGATGCAGGAGTAAAGCTAGCTGGAATCCATGTTTGTAATACTCGGTGTAGCTTCCTCTGCTACAGGCTACATCCTCCAGTTTATCTGGAGCCTGTCTGTGCATACAGagcttcattaaaaaaaaaaaaaacgtgtctgCAGGCTACAGCAGGTTGACGTGTTGAAGCCGTGCCGTGAATTCAAACAGGCGCATAGCGGCTATAAAACACTCCCTGCTTCAGCTGACTTCCGATCTCACACAGAGCTGGGAGGTTTGCAGTCACGCTGGGACGTTGGCAGCCTAAAGCTAAAACGAGAGTGGTGACATGGGAGGCCTGTTCACCTgaacagcagcaaaacaagaCTCCCTTTACGGTTTCCATCAGTTTGACATGTTTAAAGTAACACGGTTCCTCTAAGCATTGAGCAATAAGGATGGTAAGGatgtacatgcacacaaaatgttttaaatcCAAGCAAGATAATTAATCATTTTATTGACTTTGATTTGTTCAAGGCCCAGTAAACCTACCATACGGTACGTGATTATTTCACATGATTTCTGGTTTGATGAAGACACGGCCTTGTTGTCAACAGGTTATTTCAATTACTTCCTCCTGCATAACCCATCATAAGGCTAAAGCGTGATTTACGGtcgtgcggaggctccacgcagagctttcgccgtagcctacggaagtggcctgaagtttattcttgtgcattggtgtgtgcTTCGATCTCAgcagggggtgtgtgtgtgcgcgcgtgtgtgtgcgcgcgtgtgtgtgcacgtgtatatactctagagtcatagtgagagaaacaaatggcgcttacccactgctggtaccagctcgactcggccgcggtgtcccgtcctcctttttccactgcagatttagtaccgcctcatgcgtgaggcgagcgtggctggtcgtcatagcaacgcagcaggaaactgccgtgacctaacgcgtcacacacacagaacgtcgaaggtgtgttgtttttgactctcggcatgtggctgttgccgcagccagaagacaaatttagtttcaaaagaagctggaggtagcaaataaaaaaacacagctggctaaactatttaaaaatggcgggtttgttcaggacacccccgtctgtcgctagcaaagatgacgcagtgattagtgacgattctctccgaccaatcagtagtctgcaggttttcacgtcacctttttggtatcgcctcagctcgcttggaacctcgacggaggtgatactaaaaaaaagtacctgttagcaggtaccagggactttttttcataatggaaaacccaaaaagtagagtagagtcgagcaggtaccatgtaatggaaaaatgtcaaaagtgtctcccctgtgctttctgaccatggtgggtaatctgtagcaggaaaagttaaccctctccttgatttcatctTGTTtttggagaaggagaaccagagAATGAGTAGGGGGGGAATGCAACGCTACTAAGCGTCGCCGcgacatgtagttacatttttcgagaggtgcacgtcaggctacggcgtagggtccagcgtaggtttgtgtctccacgtacctacgtacataGCCACCGTGTAGATTTTACGCATAagtataaatcaagctttagGCGCACCACTAAAGCCGTTTTTGGGCAGCAGCAAAGCCGAATGAATATGAAATCtttgtgagcatcaaaactaactaaatgactTGATTAAATGACTctgatctaatgattgtagtcggTCCCAGTGGatttctttagcaagtttttgcctgctgcctttccaacgttttagacgcAGGTATGGTAATGAAGATGGATCCTGTTCCAGACCTCTGACTTGCCACCCATGTAGCTCATTTGTTCAGAGAATAGGTCTGACGTCTAATAACTGTTGTTTCTCACCGTTGGTGAATTAATTGACCCTATAATCAGAGCTTTGTTTGTGGGATTAAGACAATGCGTCATCTTCCTGTGCCAGAGCCAGAAACACAGCTGTATAAGTCGTTCCAAGTCGACTTACAGAAATAACGTCTGACTAAGGTCGATGACCACAACgtggtatttcttttttttttttaagatattttttggggggcttttccctttatttgtagtgacagtggataggaaggaaaggtgggagagagattggggaagacacgcagcaaagggccgcaggtgggattcgaacccgggccgctgcaaaggcctcagcctacatggggcgcacgctcttagtgggtgagctagaggccgcccccaaCGTGGTATTTCTAATGAACTCGGTACAGTATTTACTGACTGTGTGCAGGAATTTATTTCCGATTTCTAGCATTTGTCTCGACTTGAAATCCTCCAACTTGAAGAAAAAATGTCTGACTGATTGAATGCAGTAAATTGAAAAGGCACCTCATTCGGATTATCAGGCTAATGAAGATGCAGATTTGATCAACTTCTTGATTCGCACAGAATTAAGATCGCAGACGACCTCCGTAATTATTACAAATCAGTAGAGGTCcccaggtaatactagtccTCTGCAAATAGGGCTTTAGTATCTCAAGATAATAAGTAACGTTCTCAAAATATACTAAGTCATTGTTGCGAGATTGTGTCATTATTTTAAGATACTAAGGCCTACAGGATCCTTCTTTTTTCATCACAAGGCAAAGTTTtgatcttattttttattttattttactggtGGAAATGGGCTTCCATACCGTTACGTGTGCAGGctggtgaaaaaaaacaatttcattGTACTGTAGAATACCCACTTTGTTGCTTTCCAGGCCAAATATTCTGCCCTTTTTACTACGTTGGTTGGGACACAAAGAGGAAACGTATTTCTAAAATCACTGAAAGGCCTGCAGTGATGTGAaacctttttgtgtgtgtgtgtgtgtgtgtgtgtgtgtgtgtgtgtgtgtgtgtgtgtgtgtgtgtgtgtgtgtgtgtgtgtgtgtgtgtgtgtgtgtgtgtgtgtgtgtgtgtgtgtgtgtgtgtgtgtgtgtgtgtgtgtgtgtgtgtccacttgTACTTCcatctttgtggggaccagtATGACTTTCAGACTTTGACAGAAAGGACTTGTTTTGAAAGTGAAGACCTTTTTTTGTCTGGTCCTCCCTTCTTCAAAAGGCTGTTTGGTCCCAGAATTAGTAGCAAGGAATGTTAGTGAGGGTCCTCCCAAtgtggggtccggggacccccaggggtccttgaggggattccagggggtccccagcaaaaaggggaatcctttttttttttttttttttcactataattccatccataagtaacacaatgacataaTGTATGACTGATTGGTCATGGGgttcatacactttctgtaataaaacattaaaaagcaaaacTCCTATCAGATGCGGGACCTTGGGACGAAATCTCAtcaaatggggggggggggggtctgtggtctaatttgtgtcagtttaggggacCTTTGACGTGAAaatgtttgggaaccactggtatagagcatgtgtctgtctcttttgTTGGACACTCACTTGCCTTTTTAAAGATGAGACGTATagttcctgttttgtttttaaagaatgtCTGAGATCATATGTCTTTTTTCACATGTTTACTTCCTTCCTCTGTGCTCCCTCCCTGTCTTTCTCCTATcattcctcttttctctctctcaccctccctTAGGTTTTTGATAATTATGCAGTGACAGTGATGATCGGCGGCGAGCCATACACTCTAGGACTGTTTGACACTGCAGGTAAACAATAAAATACTGTGCATTACAAGGTGCAGCAACAGGAACAGTTGTAGGAACAATAGTATGTATAGCATTTGTAGAAAGCTGTGAGTTTAGTCTCCTGAAATGGGAGAGGAACGTTTTGATCTCCTTCATTGACAGCCGTCACGATTCCCTTGTTGCCGTTGCAGACGACCGTGGCTGTGCTTTAGCTTTACCTGCTACATGTTGTCCGTCGTGCGTGTCGTTTGCTGTTGATCCGAGTGCTTGtgtgtctccccctgcaggtCAGGAGGACTACGACAGGCTGCGACCCCTCAGCTACCCTCAGACCGACGTCTTCCtcgtctgtttctctgtcgTATCGCCTTCCTCTTTTGAAAATGTCAGAGAGAAGGTGAGTTTGTGTGGTTGAGTCATTTAGTCAGTGTCGGTTTTGGCTTTTGGGTTTGAAACATAACCGACTAAACAAAAGGTTGTATGTAGATGCAGggtagggccctatcttgcacccggcacagcacagcgcaaagcccgacgcaagtgtcttttgATATTTGTCCAGCGCCCACgccgtttaaatagcaaatgcaccggcgcccatctttgcgcccatgggtgtgctggtgttacagggaggtgtgttcggGTGAATTCTTGGcctattgctatcttgaggcagtgggaagtgatcgcgccattgaccaacaaaaacctggtctaaagtcaataacgcagcatttcattgttattttaacagagcattagtaaaatgcacctaggcttatgcacagcgcacgcacactatgcttgttacacacacacacacacacacacacacacacacacagggacacaaacatgcaaaagattacaaataaaaactttacggtgcaaatccgccatcataatagcaatgcgccaaggtacaaacgcgcctggcttttaaagggaatgggagatgacactctgattggtttattgcatgttacacccaaaacaatgaaattaatgaagacactaagtacaacccttttgaaccatgcgcacggaccctttttgtccaccgtcaaactagcaaaagtggattcgtacacgccctaaacgcacctgcgccaggcgcttcacgccgtgcgcttggatcgttaaaatagggcccacagTGTTTTTCAGAAGAAAACGGCAGACTTCACATGCAAAAGAGTTTAGATCTAATATAAAACTTCTTCTCtcatttgtgggtttttttccaACCTTAAAATGTCTATAACGTTCCAATAAAGGTATCCACTTTTGTTGACTTGGGATGGGGATTTAGTTGAGTATTTTTGACATCTAAACAACAGTCAAAGGAAAAGTGAAAACATGCATTGAACACAAAACTGTCATAGAGACAGATGTACTAATCATTTTtgttcaacaaagacaaacttcACTGTGACTTTGTTCCCGACAGGTGTTAATCCAGACTCCCAGATGAAATGCCTCATCCTTCTTTGTCCGTGCGTCTCTCTCTTCACAGTGGGTGCCGGAGATTTCACACCACTGCCCGCGGACGCCCTTCCTGCTGGTCGGGACTCAGGTGGATCTGAGAGACGACAGCAACACTCTGGAGAAACTGGCCAAGAACAAACAGCGAGCTCTGACCTGTGAGAGCGGAGAGAAACTGGCCCGTGAGCTGAAGGCCGTCAAATATGTGGAGTGTTCAGCTCTCACGCAGGTACACCGAgaggcagtgttgtagtcaagaccacctaaaccgagaccaagtcattaccgagaccagagtgtattgagaccgagactttgaggggttgagaccaagaccagaccaaacaactgaaacTAGATccctgaaacatacagtacatacacaacTAGCTAATGTTCGCTAAATCCCTTTTTGGGTGAGGGGTGAAGAGATTTCTGAAGAGTTTTGGTACAGAGGCAGATTGGTAACGTTAGGGCGTGGCAGTGCatcttctgctacttgggcggagtgatttgctcagTCACAGCACacgagaagccccgtggtgaggagcagagagtaacagcggggcttttcaggtgttgcgctaatcactgcgcccaagtagcagaagtagcagtgctttgccttctgagaatatagttcccagtatgtatacggttagaaaaTGGCTgggtctcatgtgaccttgttatttgtacatgctgtgactatacaaatcacaacatgtaaataggaaaatgttggcgttattttgtcacttattgggagcagtaggctagatggagccggttacctccaggatctgtgctaagctaggctagcggtgggtgggTCAGATAGAGTTActacacgcacggagatgagaagggtatgtatggacttatctaactctgggggatacggtgaataagctaaagtgccaataagtcggcgtgttcctttttaaAGAGATCgaagcacacacaaacgcacaagtataaacttcaggccacttacgtaggctacggcaaaagctctgcgtggagcctccgcacgaccataaatcacgcttaagttgcatattaagtgctgTCAGCTCCCTCTGTAGGTGATTTTTGTagtacaatggttctggagaaagctacaagcagcaatacaggaGGCTAAGCAAtcagcccgttccaaacaggcatgttttgaacgggcactgcactagtagcTACTAAGAGGAAAACGTAGCTTAACGgtgtttctctcttttctgtctctttgtcagAGAGGACTGAAGAACGTGTTTGACGAGGCCATCCTGGCAGCTCTGGAGCCTCCCGACAACAAACCCAAGAAGCGCTGCGTCCTGCTATAGATGCCACCagacggagaaggagaaggaggaggtggaggtggaggtggaggtggacgGAGGGGAAGAGATGAACCCAGGCGGgaacagagggaggagggagggtgtGGAGGTGGACGAGGTAGAGACACATGTTTAAACAGTGCCTTCAGCCGTAGTGGCTTAATGTGGGTGTGGAGACGGGCTCTCGACAGGCTTTGTTTTCATCCTAGATACGTGTCGATTATAATATGACTAACACATGTGAACAACACTCCTCACTAACCAGGACACGGGGTTTTAATTAATTATAGGAGGAGGCAGGTTGAGCAATAGAGAGGGTTGCGCCTCAGACGCCTTAAGATACAAAACGGTGGATGGAGTCACGGTTACAGCTGAAACTGCCAACCGCCTTCTCAAAATGATGACATTTCTCAAAAGATTTCTGCTCTAGTCAAACGTTCAAGAATTgtataaaatgtctgaaaaagatCACACTGCCGTCTTTCATTTATTGAAATTTCTGGTGAGGCTGAACTGCTGTGAATGTGCTTCCTGCGGCGGTTTGGAAAGTCTGGACATTGAAATTGAACTGACTGGTTACAAtaagtacgtttacatgcacactaatactCCACTATttttccgaatatgacaatattctgaattttatACGGGTCATGTCTACAGCATATTCCGTTTGGACATTCTGAATGAGGCCTTTTTCTGaatttagcattttccgattaagacacgTGGTATATGCcagtattattcgggttttaggagcattcggaatatgcgtctcaatcagggttttttaCCGCAGTTTGCGCCATTTTACGGCTTCCGTCAGCTCTgcgcgttgctatggttgttgtaaACAAACCAGCCAGCCAACAGTTTCTAAGGCTACGGTAGAGATGCATGGCCAAAAGAAAAGCCCACATCTCTGGttagaaggagaaacacagatcattttaaacattacgaaagacttggatatcaacaggtttacCACCTTTTCCAGAAGGTAAATGAAGGAATGAAAGGAATAAGGGCCTAAAcgggaa
This genomic interval carries:
- the LOC116046410 gene encoding cell division control protein 42 homolog, with product MQTIKCVVVGDGAVGKTCLLISYTTNKFPSEYVPTVFDNYAVTVMIGGEPYTLGLFDTAGQEDYDRLRPLSYPQTDVFLVCFSVVSPSSFENVREKWVPEISHHCPRTPFLLVGTQVDLRDDSNTLEKLAKNKQRALTCESGEKLARELKAVKYVECSALTQRGLKNVFDEAILAALEPPDNKPKKRCVLL